In Notolabrus celidotus isolate fNotCel1 chromosome 8, fNotCel1.pri, whole genome shotgun sequence, a genomic segment contains:
- the nudcd2 gene encoding nudC domain-containing protein 2: MSVHFEERSGVVPCKTSWGSWYQTMEEVFIEVNVPHGTSGKEIKCRLGSRDIELHVKGTEVFKGKLFGTTMSDEATWTLEDKCLIRIILMKTNREAGNCWSSLLEGEYCANAWVQDQMQRKLTLERFQRENPGFDFSGAEISGNFAGGGPDFSSLQK; this comes from the exons ATGTCAGTGCACTTCGAGGAGAGAAGCGGGGTCGTCCCCTGTAAGACGTCTTGGGGCTCCTGGTACCAGACCATGGAGGAGGTTTTCATTGAAGTCAACGTACCTCACGGGACCTCTGGTAAAGAGATCAAGTGCCGTTTAGGATCTAGAGACATAGAGCTACATGTTAAAGGAACAGAAGTATTCAAG GGTAAGTTGTTTGGCACAACCATGTCTGATGAGGCTACATGGACACTAG AGGACAAGTGTCTCATCAGGATTATTCTGATGAAGACTAACAGAGAGGCAGGGAACTGCTGGTCCTCTCTGCTGGAGGGCGAGTACTGTGCGAATGCCTGGGTCCAGGACCAGATGCAGAGAAAGCTCACCCTGGAGAGGTTCCAGCGGGAG AATCCAGGATTTGACTTCAGCGGTGCAGAGATCTCTGGGAATTTCGCAGGTGGTGGTCCAGACTTCTCCAGCTTACAGAAGTGA